The Archocentrus centrarchus isolate MPI-CPG fArcCen1 chromosome 3, fArcCen1, whole genome shotgun sequence sequence ACATGATAGTGGTGATGTTTGCACGCATTCTATAAAGTTGCACTGAATAAACACATGACACATCTGTGAAACAATCATGATTGAACGGCAGCTGGCTTCATTCAACAAAATGAGGGATAAGCTGTTAAAATCCAATAACAACTAGATGTGACATCCTTCACGCAGCTTTGAATACAATTCAGAGCTCAAACTGGTTCTagcttgtttatttttatttgcacttacttaacacaaaaatgtaaaatgacaaTCAAACCAAAAGTATTCTAATAAAACACGATAATagtcattttaatgaaatattagACCATTGGGAAAACAAAGAATGTTTCTCTGTTTTAAGTCTTAAGAATTTAATTAGTCATTAATAAGTAGTTTTATACAAAAaagttttatataaaaaaatgcttttttcagCAAATATGTAATGcaagaatatataaaaattatttatctTAACTAATCACTCAATTTTAAGGAATACAAAGTGATGCATAACTTCTAATAAGCTGATACGTGAGTGAAAATACCCTCTAGTGAAGACCCCTTTGATAAATATAGAACCGAGTTAGCTTTGAATTATTTGAAGGTTAAAATGGTTGATGGAAGCTGCAAGACACAAGCAGTGATGTCAGGAGGCCTACTTTATATAACAAAGAAAGTTTTTTCTCTCTGAGCAGTCTCTGGTCTCTAGTCTGCCGGTGCCAGTCTTGGTTAAGACTCCACAGCGCTGCACCATGCCGGGGCAGAGGGGCAGGTCAGAGTACATCATATCTGCTCCGTTCACCCACAGCCATTTACCAGCCAGGAATCGCAGCCCTGTCCACACCTAGGAGGAAGAAGCAGTCAGTGCCCCTCCATGGAAGCATTAAGAGAGCTTTATTACGAGGCTGAGAGTCAGTTTGTTCCAGTTGTCAATCAGAGCACTGCAACAAAAACCATCTCCTGCAGCCCAACAAGCACTTTCCCATAGCTAGTTATTAAAGAGCTTTACAGTAAGTGCCAATCAAAGAGCTGACAGGGCTAAGACAACTGCAATTATGTTtctgaaaaaatacattttgttgatTAGCAAAAGCCTAAATCCTCATAAAGCCCTAATAATAATGAGATAAGACAAAAGGCATCCTTTGggaaagagccagagtttaatcattactaatgattaaatgcagtagtggtgtataaacacagagagtgaaaagagatgagtgaagaagaaacgctcagtgcatcatgataagccccccagcagcctgagcctcagTGGTTTGTAGTTATTGAggaaataatatatata is a genomic window containing:
- the LOC115801294 gene encoding dromaiocalcin-1-like, whose amino-acid sequence is MASKNCDTQLPFICYGGNLVLIEENKTWEEALEHCRALSYDLVSVQREDYNILMEVVSGANTEEVWTGLRFLAGKWLWVNGADMMYSDLPLCPGMVQRCGVLTKTGTGRLETRDCSERKNFLCYIK